The Oncorhynchus tshawytscha isolate Ot180627B linkage group LG30, Otsh_v2.0, whole genome shotgun sequence genome includes a region encoding these proteins:
- the LOC112228843 gene encoding zinc finger protein ubi-d4 isoform X4 has product MAAVVENVVKLLGEQYYRDAMEQCHNYNARLCAERSVRMPFLDSQTGVAQSNCYIWMEKRHRGPGVAPGQLYTYPSRRWRKKRRSHPPEDPRLVFPPLKSELDLGLKKDSLSSDGSSLEALLKGEPLDKRVPPELRGPEEESSLTDYTGGAVTPAARVRKRVLEPDDFLDDLEDEDYEEDTPKRRGKGKGKGRGVSSAKKKLDAAAAALEDKDKPYSCDSESQGGAAEPGRETVGVQMGFCRVCGKRYKNRPGLSYHYTHSHLAEEEGEDKEEPEVHTPIPPQPEEPKTPKKGPDGLAIPNNYCDFCLGDSALNQKTGQSEALQSCSDCGRSGHPSCLQFTPVMMAAVKTYRWQCIECKCCNICGTSENDDQLLFCDDCDRGYHMYCLSPPMAEPPEGSWSCHLCLDLLKDKASIYQTRNVPPS; this is encoded by the exons ATGGCGGCTGTTGTTGAGAATGTTGTCAAACT GCTCGGAGAGCAGTACTACAGAGATGCCATGGAGCAGTGCCATAACTACAACGCCCGGCTATGTGCCGAGAGGAGTGTCCGAATGCCCTTCCTGGACTCTCAGACTGGAGTGGCGCAGAGCAACTGTTACATTTGGATGGAGAAGAGACACAGGGGACCAG GCGTGGCCCCAGGACAGTTGTACACCTACCCATCCCGCAGGTGGAGGAAGAAACGACGATCCCACCCCCCAGAGGATCCCCGACTCGTCTTCCCTCCTCTAAAGTCAG AGCTGGACTTGGGGTTGAAGAAGGATTCCCTGTCCTCTGATGGCAGCAGTCTGGAGGCCCTACTGAAGGGAGAACCCCTGGACAAACGGGTTCCTCCGGAGCTCCGAGGGCCTGAGGAGGAGTCCAGTCTGACAGACTACACTGGTGGGGCGGTCACCCCTGCAGCACGCGTCAGAAAG AGAGTCCTGGAGCCAGATGACTTCCTGGATGACTTGGAGGATGAGGACTATGAGGAGGACACCCCAAAAAGAAGAggaaaaggaaagggaaag GGTCGTGGGGTAAGCAGTGCCAAGAAGAAGCTGGACGCTGCGGCAGCTGCGCTGGAGGACAAGGACAAGCCCTACTCCTGTGACAGTGAGTCCCAGGGGGGTGCAGCAGAACCTGGGAGGGAAACAGTGGGAGTACAGATGGGCTTTTGCAGAG TCTGTGGGAAGCGTTACAAGAATCGTCCGGGCCTGAGCTACCACTACACCCACTCCCACCTggctgaggaggagggagaggacaaggaggagcCTGAGGTCCACACCCCCATTCCGCCCCAGCCTGAGGAGCCTAAGA caCCCAAGAAAGGTCCAGATGGTTTGGCGATACCCAATAACTACTGTGACTTCTGCCTGGGAGACTCTGCCCTCAACCAGAAGACGGGCCAGTCAGAGGCGCTGCAGTCCTGCTCAGACTGTGGACGTTCAG GCCACCCGTCCTGCCTGCAGTTCACCCCCGTGATGATGGCTGCAGTGAAGACCTACCGCTGGCAGTGCATCGAGTGCAAGTGCTGCAACATCTGTGGCACCTCAGAGAACGAC GACCAGCTTCTCTTCTGTGATGACTGTGATAGAGGCTATCATATGTACTGTCTCAGCCCCCCTATGGCTGAACCTCCAGAAG GGAGCTGGAGCTGCCATCTGTGTCTGGACTTATTGAAAGACAAGGCGTCAATATACCAGACCCGTAATGTCCCTCCGTCGTGA
- the LOC112228843 gene encoding zinc finger protein ubi-d4 isoform X3: MSLYAPIQIFYTSAFVSLQRKRKTQRLVHQQRHAWRFPRLGEQYYRDAMEQCHNYNARLCAERSVRMPFLDSQTGVAQSNCYIWMEKRHRGPGVAPGQLYTYPSRRWRKKRRSHPPEDPRLVFPPLKSELDLGLKKDSLSSDGSSLEALLKGEPLDKRVPPELRGPEEESSLTDYTGGAVTPAARVRKRVLEPDDFLDDLEDEDYEEDTPKRRGKGKGKGRGVSSAKKKLDAAAAALEDKDKPYSCDICGKRYKNRPGLSYHYTHSHLAEEEGEDKEEPEVHTPIPPQPEEPKTPKKGPDGLAIPNNYCDFCLGDSALNQKTGQSEALQSCSDCGRSGHPSCLQFTPVMMAAVKTYRWQCIECKCCNICGTSENDDQLLFCDDCDRGYHMYCLSPPMAEPPEGSWSCHLCLDLLKDKASIYQTRNVPPS; this comes from the exons ATGTCCCTATATGCACCGATCCAGATCTTCTACACAAGCGCTTTTGTTTCTCTACAGAGAAAGCGAAAAACACAGCGATTGGTGCACCAGCAAAGACATGCCTGGAGATTTCCAAG GCTCGGAGAGCAGTACTACAGAGATGCCATGGAGCAGTGCCATAACTACAACGCCCGGCTATGTGCCGAGAGGAGTGTCCGAATGCCCTTCCTGGACTCTCAGACTGGAGTGGCGCAGAGCAACTGTTACATTTGGATGGAGAAGAGACACAGGGGACCAG GCGTGGCCCCAGGACAGTTGTACACCTACCCATCCCGCAGGTGGAGGAAGAAACGACGATCCCACCCCCCAGAGGATCCCCGACTCGTCTTCCCTCCTCTAAAGTCAG AGCTGGACTTGGGGTTGAAGAAGGATTCCCTGTCCTCTGATGGCAGCAGTCTGGAGGCCCTACTGAAGGGAGAACCCCTGGACAAACGGGTTCCTCCGGAGCTCCGAGGGCCTGAGGAGGAGTCCAGTCTGACAGACTACACTGGTGGGGCGGTCACCCCTGCAGCACGCGTCAGAAAG AGAGTCCTGGAGCCAGATGACTTCCTGGATGACTTGGAGGATGAGGACTATGAGGAGGACACCCCAAAAAGAAGAggaaaaggaaagggaaag GGTCGTGGGGTAAGCAGTGCCAAGAAGAAGCTGGACGCTGCGGCAGCTGCGCTGGAGGACAAGGACAAGCCCTACTCCTGTGACA TCTGTGGGAAGCGTTACAAGAATCGTCCGGGCCTGAGCTACCACTACACCCACTCCCACCTggctgaggaggagggagaggacaaggaggagcCTGAGGTCCACACCCCCATTCCGCCCCAGCCTGAGGAGCCTAAGA caCCCAAGAAAGGTCCAGATGGTTTGGCGATACCCAATAACTACTGTGACTTCTGCCTGGGAGACTCTGCCCTCAACCAGAAGACGGGCCAGTCAGAGGCGCTGCAGTCCTGCTCAGACTGTGGACGTTCAG GCCACCCGTCCTGCCTGCAGTTCACCCCCGTGATGATGGCTGCAGTGAAGACCTACCGCTGGCAGTGCATCGAGTGCAAGTGCTGCAACATCTGTGGCACCTCAGAGAACGAC GACCAGCTTCTCTTCTGTGATGACTGTGATAGAGGCTATCATATGTACTGTCTCAGCCCCCCTATGGCTGAACCTCCAGAAG GGAGCTGGAGCTGCCATCTGTGTCTGGACTTATTGAAAGACAAGGCGTCAATATACCAGACCCGTAATGTCCCTCCGTCGTGA
- the LOC112228843 gene encoding zinc finger protein ubi-d4 isoform X5, translated as MAAVVENVVKLLGEQYYRDAMEQCHNYNARLCAERSVRMPFLDSQTGVAQSNCYIWMEKRHRGPGVAPGQLYTYPSRRWRKKRRSHPPEDPRLVFPPLKSELDLGLKKDSLSSDGSSLEALLKGEPLDKRVPPELRGPEEESSLTDYTGGAVTPAARVRKRVLEPDDFLDDLEDEDYEEDTPKRRGKGKGKGRGVSSAKKKLDAAAAALEDKDKPYSCDNTFKQKHISKPSERVCGKRYKNRPGLSYHYTHSHLAEEEGEDKEEPEVHTPIPPQPEEPKTPKKGPDGLAIPNNYCDFCLGDSALNQKTGQSEALQSCSDCGRSGHPSCLQFTPVMMAAVKTYRWQCIECKCCNICGTSENDDQLLFCDDCDRGYHMYCLSPPMAEPPEGSWSCHLCLDLLKDKASIYQTRNVPPS; from the exons ATGGCGGCTGTTGTTGAGAATGTTGTCAAACT GCTCGGAGAGCAGTACTACAGAGATGCCATGGAGCAGTGCCATAACTACAACGCCCGGCTATGTGCCGAGAGGAGTGTCCGAATGCCCTTCCTGGACTCTCAGACTGGAGTGGCGCAGAGCAACTGTTACATTTGGATGGAGAAGAGACACAGGGGACCAG GCGTGGCCCCAGGACAGTTGTACACCTACCCATCCCGCAGGTGGAGGAAGAAACGACGATCCCACCCCCCAGAGGATCCCCGACTCGTCTTCCCTCCTCTAAAGTCAG AGCTGGACTTGGGGTTGAAGAAGGATTCCCTGTCCTCTGATGGCAGCAGTCTGGAGGCCCTACTGAAGGGAGAACCCCTGGACAAACGGGTTCCTCCGGAGCTCCGAGGGCCTGAGGAGGAGTCCAGTCTGACAGACTACACTGGTGGGGCGGTCACCCCTGCAGCACGCGTCAGAAAG AGAGTCCTGGAGCCAGATGACTTCCTGGATGACTTGGAGGATGAGGACTATGAGGAGGACACCCCAAAAAGAAGAggaaaaggaaagggaaag GGTCGTGGGGTAAGCAGTGCCAAGAAGAAGCTGGACGCTGCGGCAGCTGCGCTGGAGGACAAGGACAAGCCCTACTCCTGTGACA acACTTTCAAACAAAAGCATATTTCAAAACCTTCTGAAAGAG TCTGTGGGAAGCGTTACAAGAATCGTCCGGGCCTGAGCTACCACTACACCCACTCCCACCTggctgaggaggagggagaggacaaggaggagcCTGAGGTCCACACCCCCATTCCGCCCCAGCCTGAGGAGCCTAAGA caCCCAAGAAAGGTCCAGATGGTTTGGCGATACCCAATAACTACTGTGACTTCTGCCTGGGAGACTCTGCCCTCAACCAGAAGACGGGCCAGTCAGAGGCGCTGCAGTCCTGCTCAGACTGTGGACGTTCAG GCCACCCGTCCTGCCTGCAGTTCACCCCCGTGATGATGGCTGCAGTGAAGACCTACCGCTGGCAGTGCATCGAGTGCAAGTGCTGCAACATCTGTGGCACCTCAGAGAACGAC GACCAGCTTCTCTTCTGTGATGACTGTGATAGAGGCTATCATATGTACTGTCTCAGCCCCCCTATGGCTGAACCTCCAGAAG GGAGCTGGAGCTGCCATCTGTGTCTGGACTTATTGAAAGACAAGGCGTCAATATACCAGACCCGTAATGTCCCTCCGTCGTGA
- the LOC112228843 gene encoding zinc finger protein ubi-d4 isoform X6, with protein MAAVVENVVKLLGEQYYRDAMEQCHNYNARLCAERSVRMPFLDSQTGVAQSNCYIWMEKRHRGPGVAPGQLYTYPSRRWRKKRRSHPPEDPRLVFPPLKSELDLGLKKDSLSSDGSSLEALLKGEPLDKRVPPELRGPEEESSLTDYTGGAVTPAARVRKRVLEPDDFLDDLEDEDYEEDTPKRRGKGKGKGRGVSSAKKKLDAAAAALEDKDKPYSCDICGKRYKNRPGLSYHYTHSHLAEEEGEDKEEPEVHTPIPPQPEEPKTPKKGPDGLAIPNNYCDFCLGDSALNQKTGQSEALQSCSDCGRSGHPSCLQFTPVMMAAVKTYRWQCIECKCCNICGTSENDDQLLFCDDCDRGYHMYCLSPPMAEPPEGSWSCHLCLDLLKDKASIYQTRNVPPS; from the exons ATGGCGGCTGTTGTTGAGAATGTTGTCAAACT GCTCGGAGAGCAGTACTACAGAGATGCCATGGAGCAGTGCCATAACTACAACGCCCGGCTATGTGCCGAGAGGAGTGTCCGAATGCCCTTCCTGGACTCTCAGACTGGAGTGGCGCAGAGCAACTGTTACATTTGGATGGAGAAGAGACACAGGGGACCAG GCGTGGCCCCAGGACAGTTGTACACCTACCCATCCCGCAGGTGGAGGAAGAAACGACGATCCCACCCCCCAGAGGATCCCCGACTCGTCTTCCCTCCTCTAAAGTCAG AGCTGGACTTGGGGTTGAAGAAGGATTCCCTGTCCTCTGATGGCAGCAGTCTGGAGGCCCTACTGAAGGGAGAACCCCTGGACAAACGGGTTCCTCCGGAGCTCCGAGGGCCTGAGGAGGAGTCCAGTCTGACAGACTACACTGGTGGGGCGGTCACCCCTGCAGCACGCGTCAGAAAG AGAGTCCTGGAGCCAGATGACTTCCTGGATGACTTGGAGGATGAGGACTATGAGGAGGACACCCCAAAAAGAAGAggaaaaggaaagggaaag GGTCGTGGGGTAAGCAGTGCCAAGAAGAAGCTGGACGCTGCGGCAGCTGCGCTGGAGGACAAGGACAAGCCCTACTCCTGTGACA TCTGTGGGAAGCGTTACAAGAATCGTCCGGGCCTGAGCTACCACTACACCCACTCCCACCTggctgaggaggagggagaggacaaggaggagcCTGAGGTCCACACCCCCATTCCGCCCCAGCCTGAGGAGCCTAAGA caCCCAAGAAAGGTCCAGATGGTTTGGCGATACCCAATAACTACTGTGACTTCTGCCTGGGAGACTCTGCCCTCAACCAGAAGACGGGCCAGTCAGAGGCGCTGCAGTCCTGCTCAGACTGTGGACGTTCAG GCCACCCGTCCTGCCTGCAGTTCACCCCCGTGATGATGGCTGCAGTGAAGACCTACCGCTGGCAGTGCATCGAGTGCAAGTGCTGCAACATCTGTGGCACCTCAGAGAACGAC GACCAGCTTCTCTTCTGTGATGACTGTGATAGAGGCTATCATATGTACTGTCTCAGCCCCCCTATGGCTGAACCTCCAGAAG GGAGCTGGAGCTGCCATCTGTGTCTGGACTTATTGAAAGACAAGGCGTCAATATACCAGACCCGTAATGTCCCTCCGTCGTGA
- the LOC112228843 gene encoding zinc finger protein ubi-d4 isoform X1 codes for MSLYAPIQIFYTSAFVSLQRKRKTQRLVHQQRHAWRFPRLGEQYYRDAMEQCHNYNARLCAERSVRMPFLDSQTGVAQSNCYIWMEKRHRGPGVAPGQLYTYPSRRWRKKRRSHPPEDPRLVFPPLKSELDLGLKKDSLSSDGSSLEALLKGEPLDKRVPPELRGPEEESSLTDYTGGAVTPAARVRKRVLEPDDFLDDLEDEDYEEDTPKRRGKGKGKGRGVSSAKKKLDAAAAALEDKDKPYSCDSESQGGAAEPGRETVGVQMGFCRVCGKRYKNRPGLSYHYTHSHLAEEEGEDKEEPEVHTPIPPQPEEPKTPKKGPDGLAIPNNYCDFCLGDSALNQKTGQSEALQSCSDCGRSGHPSCLQFTPVMMAAVKTYRWQCIECKCCNICGTSENDDQLLFCDDCDRGYHMYCLSPPMAEPPEGSWSCHLCLDLLKDKASIYQTRNVPPS; via the exons ATGTCCCTATATGCACCGATCCAGATCTTCTACACAAGCGCTTTTGTTTCTCTACAGAGAAAGCGAAAAACACAGCGATTGGTGCACCAGCAAAGACATGCCTGGAGATTTCCAAG GCTCGGAGAGCAGTACTACAGAGATGCCATGGAGCAGTGCCATAACTACAACGCCCGGCTATGTGCCGAGAGGAGTGTCCGAATGCCCTTCCTGGACTCTCAGACTGGAGTGGCGCAGAGCAACTGTTACATTTGGATGGAGAAGAGACACAGGGGACCAG GCGTGGCCCCAGGACAGTTGTACACCTACCCATCCCGCAGGTGGAGGAAGAAACGACGATCCCACCCCCCAGAGGATCCCCGACTCGTCTTCCCTCCTCTAAAGTCAG AGCTGGACTTGGGGTTGAAGAAGGATTCCCTGTCCTCTGATGGCAGCAGTCTGGAGGCCCTACTGAAGGGAGAACCCCTGGACAAACGGGTTCCTCCGGAGCTCCGAGGGCCTGAGGAGGAGTCCAGTCTGACAGACTACACTGGTGGGGCGGTCACCCCTGCAGCACGCGTCAGAAAG AGAGTCCTGGAGCCAGATGACTTCCTGGATGACTTGGAGGATGAGGACTATGAGGAGGACACCCCAAAAAGAAGAggaaaaggaaagggaaag GGTCGTGGGGTAAGCAGTGCCAAGAAGAAGCTGGACGCTGCGGCAGCTGCGCTGGAGGACAAGGACAAGCCCTACTCCTGTGACAGTGAGTCCCAGGGGGGTGCAGCAGAACCTGGGAGGGAAACAGTGGGAGTACAGATGGGCTTTTGCAGAG TCTGTGGGAAGCGTTACAAGAATCGTCCGGGCCTGAGCTACCACTACACCCACTCCCACCTggctgaggaggagggagaggacaaggaggagcCTGAGGTCCACACCCCCATTCCGCCCCAGCCTGAGGAGCCTAAGA caCCCAAGAAAGGTCCAGATGGTTTGGCGATACCCAATAACTACTGTGACTTCTGCCTGGGAGACTCTGCCCTCAACCAGAAGACGGGCCAGTCAGAGGCGCTGCAGTCCTGCTCAGACTGTGGACGTTCAG GCCACCCGTCCTGCCTGCAGTTCACCCCCGTGATGATGGCTGCAGTGAAGACCTACCGCTGGCAGTGCATCGAGTGCAAGTGCTGCAACATCTGTGGCACCTCAGAGAACGAC GACCAGCTTCTCTTCTGTGATGACTGTGATAGAGGCTATCATATGTACTGTCTCAGCCCCCCTATGGCTGAACCTCCAGAAG GGAGCTGGAGCTGCCATCTGTGTCTGGACTTATTGAAAGACAAGGCGTCAATATACCAGACCCGTAATGTCCCTCCGTCGTGA
- the LOC112228843 gene encoding zinc finger protein ubi-d4 isoform X2, with amino-acid sequence MSLYAPIQIFYTSAFVSLQRKRKTQRLVHQQRHAWRFPRLGEQYYRDAMEQCHNYNARLCAERSVRMPFLDSQTGVAQSNCYIWMEKRHRGPGVAPGQLYTYPSRRWRKKRRSHPPEDPRLVFPPLKSELDLGLKKDSLSSDGSSLEALLKGEPLDKRVPPELRGPEEESSLTDYTGGAVTPAARVRKRVLEPDDFLDDLEDEDYEEDTPKRRGKGKGKGRGVSSAKKKLDAAAAALEDKDKPYSCDNTFKQKHISKPSERVCGKRYKNRPGLSYHYTHSHLAEEEGEDKEEPEVHTPIPPQPEEPKTPKKGPDGLAIPNNYCDFCLGDSALNQKTGQSEALQSCSDCGRSGHPSCLQFTPVMMAAVKTYRWQCIECKCCNICGTSENDDQLLFCDDCDRGYHMYCLSPPMAEPPEGSWSCHLCLDLLKDKASIYQTRNVPPS; translated from the exons ATGTCCCTATATGCACCGATCCAGATCTTCTACACAAGCGCTTTTGTTTCTCTACAGAGAAAGCGAAAAACACAGCGATTGGTGCACCAGCAAAGACATGCCTGGAGATTTCCAAG GCTCGGAGAGCAGTACTACAGAGATGCCATGGAGCAGTGCCATAACTACAACGCCCGGCTATGTGCCGAGAGGAGTGTCCGAATGCCCTTCCTGGACTCTCAGACTGGAGTGGCGCAGAGCAACTGTTACATTTGGATGGAGAAGAGACACAGGGGACCAG GCGTGGCCCCAGGACAGTTGTACACCTACCCATCCCGCAGGTGGAGGAAGAAACGACGATCCCACCCCCCAGAGGATCCCCGACTCGTCTTCCCTCCTCTAAAGTCAG AGCTGGACTTGGGGTTGAAGAAGGATTCCCTGTCCTCTGATGGCAGCAGTCTGGAGGCCCTACTGAAGGGAGAACCCCTGGACAAACGGGTTCCTCCGGAGCTCCGAGGGCCTGAGGAGGAGTCCAGTCTGACAGACTACACTGGTGGGGCGGTCACCCCTGCAGCACGCGTCAGAAAG AGAGTCCTGGAGCCAGATGACTTCCTGGATGACTTGGAGGATGAGGACTATGAGGAGGACACCCCAAAAAGAAGAggaaaaggaaagggaaag GGTCGTGGGGTAAGCAGTGCCAAGAAGAAGCTGGACGCTGCGGCAGCTGCGCTGGAGGACAAGGACAAGCCCTACTCCTGTGACA acACTTTCAAACAAAAGCATATTTCAAAACCTTCTGAAAGAG TCTGTGGGAAGCGTTACAAGAATCGTCCGGGCCTGAGCTACCACTACACCCACTCCCACCTggctgaggaggagggagaggacaaggaggagcCTGAGGTCCACACCCCCATTCCGCCCCAGCCTGAGGAGCCTAAGA caCCCAAGAAAGGTCCAGATGGTTTGGCGATACCCAATAACTACTGTGACTTCTGCCTGGGAGACTCTGCCCTCAACCAGAAGACGGGCCAGTCAGAGGCGCTGCAGTCCTGCTCAGACTGTGGACGTTCAG GCCACCCGTCCTGCCTGCAGTTCACCCCCGTGATGATGGCTGCAGTGAAGACCTACCGCTGGCAGTGCATCGAGTGCAAGTGCTGCAACATCTGTGGCACCTCAGAGAACGAC GACCAGCTTCTCTTCTGTGATGACTGTGATAGAGGCTATCATATGTACTGTCTCAGCCCCCCTATGGCTGAACCTCCAGAAG GGAGCTGGAGCTGCCATCTGTGTCTGGACTTATTGAAAGACAAGGCGTCAATATACCAGACCCGTAATGTCCCTCCGTCGTGA
- the LOC112228844 gene encoding cdc42 effector protein 2, translating to MSTKAPIYLKRRSRKGKKEKLRDILSSDMISPPLGDFRHTIHIGSGGGDDDLFGDLSFLQGKFHLLPGQQGHNLSQRSSMYAEPFQFSRTASDSGHTPSSERSPLLKNALSLPVIEGVQAITLPVTSAPSSARPHPPQNAPPPPKPPRLHLDDEILMPHHPGLDSSSPSAQAPSKTSQFCPPSPRLSSGEDVCVQDPYLDDGDQERPYLSHAGSLLSLHLDLGPSILDDVLQIMDSQRLSGLNGTCLQGGRQELYT from the coding sequence ATGTCCACCAAGGCGCCCATCTATCTGAAGCGGCGGAGCAGGAAGGGGAAGAAGGAGAAGCTGCGGGACATCCTTTCCTCTGACATGATCAGTCCTCCGCTGGGGGACTTCCGCCACACCATCCATATCGGGAGCGGCGGGGGGGACGACGACCTGTTTGGGGACCTGTCCTTCCTGCAGGGGAAGTTCCACCTTCTCCCTGGGCAGCAGGGCCACAACCTGTCTCAGCGCTCCTCCATGTACGCAGAGCCCTTCCAGTTCAGCCGTACTGCCAGCGACAGCggacacacaccctcctcagaGCGCTCCCCCCTGCTGAAGAACGCCCTCTCGCTGCCCGTTATCGAAGGGGTGCAGGCCATCACCCTACCAGTCACCTCTGCACCCTCCTCGGCCCGCCCCCATCCGCCTCAGAACGCGCCCCCTCCACCCAAGCCTCCCCGACTGCACCTGGATGACGAGATCCTGATGCCCCATCACCCAGGCCTGGACTCGTCTTCTCCCTCAGCACAGGCTCCCAGCAAGACGTCCCAGTTCTGCCCGCCCTCCCCCAGGTTGTCATCAGGCGAAGATGTGTGTGTCCAGGACCCTTATCTGGATGATGGGGACCAGGAGCGCCCCTACCTGTCCCATGCAggctccctgctctccctgcacCTGGACCTGGGCCCCTCCATCCTGGACGACGTGCTGCAGATTATGGATAGCCAGCGCCTCAGTGGCCTCAACGGAACCTGTCTGCAGGGAGGGCGGCAGGAGCTCTACACCTGA